The proteins below come from a single Saccharophagus degradans 2-40 genomic window:
- the fusA gene encoding elongation factor G, with amino-acid sequence MTDLSLYRNIGIFAHVDAGKTTTTERILKLTGKIHKLGEVHEGESTTDFMEQEAERGITIQSAAVTCEWKGHRLNVIDTPGHVDFTVEVYRSLKVLDGGIGVFCGSGGVEPQSETNWRYANDSEVARVIFVNKLDRVGADFLRVVEQVKKVLGANPLVMTLPIGREDTFTGVVDVLTKKAYIWDDSGLPENYEVTDVPADMVDEVDMYHEQLVETAVEQDDDLMMAYMEGEVPTVEQLKKCIRKGTRDLTFFPTFCGSAFKNKGVQLVLDAVVDYLPSPTEVDPQPLTDEEGNETGEHALVSADEPLRALAFKIMDDRFGALTFIRIYSGRMEKGMTVLNSFTGKTERIGRMVEMQANDRNEITSAQAGDILAVVGMKNVQTGHTLCDPKHPCTLEAMVFPEPVISIAVAPKDKTGSEKMGVAIGKMVAEDPSFRVETDEDSGETILKGMGELHLDIKVDILKRTYGVELNVGKPQVAYRETITQAIEDSYTHKKQSGGSGQFGKIDYRIRPGEPGTGFKFSSVVVGGNVPKEFFPAIEKGFSTMMAEGPLAGYPVLDVEIELYDGSYHAVDSSAVAFEIAAKGAFRQSMPKAGPQIIEPIMKVDVFTPEDHVGDVIGDLNRRRGMIKDQEPGVTGVRIKADVPLSEMFGYIGHLRTMTSGRGQFSMEFSHYLPCPNAVAEEVIAEAKKRKEEKAKK; translated from the coding sequence ATGACAGATCTATCTTTGTACAGAAATATTGGTATTTTCGCCCACGTTGACGCGGGTAAAACTACCACCACAGAACGTATCCTTAAACTAACCGGTAAAATCCATAAGCTGGGTGAAGTTCACGAGGGTGAATCTACCACCGACTTCATGGAGCAGGAGGCTGAGCGCGGTATTACCATTCAGTCTGCAGCTGTAACTTGTGAATGGAAAGGCCATCGCTTAAACGTTATCGATACCCCTGGGCACGTTGACTTCACCGTTGAAGTATACCGCTCACTAAAAGTATTGGATGGCGGCATAGGCGTATTCTGCGGCTCTGGCGGTGTTGAACCACAATCAGAAACCAACTGGCGTTACGCAAACGATTCCGAAGTAGCTCGCGTTATCTTCGTTAACAAGCTAGACCGTGTTGGTGCAGACTTCCTACGCGTTGTTGAGCAAGTTAAGAAAGTACTTGGCGCCAACCCGCTGGTTATGACTCTTCCAATCGGCCGTGAAGACACCTTCACCGGCGTGGTAGACGTATTAACTAAAAAAGCTTATATCTGGGATGACTCAGGCCTACCAGAAAACTACGAAGTTACCGACGTACCAGCCGACATGGTTGACGAAGTTGACATGTACCACGAGCAATTAGTTGAAACTGCTGTAGAGCAAGACGACGACTTGATGATGGCTTACATGGAAGGCGAAGTACCAACCGTTGAGCAGCTTAAAAAATGTATCCGCAAGGGTACTCGCGACTTAACCTTCTTCCCAACTTTCTGTGGATCTGCATTTAAAAACAAAGGTGTTCAGCTAGTACTTGACGCCGTTGTAGATTACCTACCAAGCCCAACCGAGGTAGACCCACAGCCTTTGACAGACGAAGAAGGTAACGAGACTGGCGAACACGCATTGGTTTCCGCTGATGAGCCACTACGCGCTCTAGCGTTCAAAATCATGGACGACCGTTTTGGCGCCTTGACCTTTATCCGCATCTACTCCGGTAGAATGGAAAAAGGCATGACCGTTCTTAACTCGTTCACAGGTAAAACCGAGCGTATCGGCCGCATGGTTGAAATGCAGGCCAACGATCGCAACGAAATCACCTCGGCCCAAGCCGGTGACATTCTTGCCGTTGTAGGCATGAAGAACGTACAAACAGGTCATACTCTTTGTGACCCTAAACACCCCTGTACGCTTGAAGCCATGGTATTCCCAGAGCCAGTAATCTCTATTGCTGTAGCACCTAAAGACAAAACTGGTTCTGAGAAGATGGGCGTTGCTATTGGTAAGATGGTTGCAGAAGACCCCTCTTTCCGCGTTGAGACAGACGAAGACAGCGGCGAGACCATTCTTAAAGGTATGGGTGAACTTCACCTAGACATTAAAGTAGACATTTTGAAGCGTACCTACGGCGTTGAACTCAACGTTGGTAAGCCTCAGGTTGCATACCGCGAAACCATTACTCAAGCTATCGAAGACAGCTACACCCACAAGAAGCAATCCGGTGGTTCTGGTCAGTTCGGTAAGATCGACTACCGCATCCGCCCTGGCGAGCCAGGCACCGGCTTCAAGTTTAGCTCTGTTGTGGTAGGTGGTAACGTTCCTAAGGAATTCTTCCCAGCAATCGAGAAGGGCTTCTCCACCATGATGGCCGAAGGCCCTCTAGCTGGCTACCCTGTGCTTGACGTTGAAATCGAGCTTTACGACGGTTCTTACCACGCAGTTGACTCCTCGGCTGTAGCGTTCGAAATCGCAGCAAAAGGCGCATTCCGTCAATCTATGCCTAAAGCTGGCCCTCAAATCATCGAACCTATCATGAAGGTTGATGTTTTCACCCCAGAGGACCACGTAGGCGACGTTATCGGCGATTTAAACCGTCGTCGCGGCATGATCAAAGACCAGGAGCCAGGTGTTACAGGTGTTCGCATTAAAGCCGACGTACCGCTTTCTGAGATGTTTGGCTACATCGGCCACTTGCGCACCATGACCTCTGGTCGCGGTCAGTTCTCTATGGAATTCTCGCACTACTTACCTTGCCCGAACGCCGTGGCAGAAGAAGTAATTGCAGAAGCCAAGAAGCGCAAAGAAGAAAAAGCCAAGAAGTAA
- the tuf gene encoding elongation factor Tu, with protein MAKEKFERNKPHVNVGTIGHVDHGKTTLTAALTRVCSEVWGGAAVAFDGIDNAPEERERGITIATSHVEYDSPIRHYAHVDCPGHADYVKNMITGAAQMDGAILVCGSTDGPMPQTREHILLSRQVGVPYIVVFLNKADLLAEDCGGVDSEEYAEMMELVEMELRELLDTYEFPGDDTPIIAGSALMALNGEDENELGTTAVKKLVEALDSYIPEPERAIDQPFLMPVEDVFSISGRGTVVTGRVERGIVKVGEELEIVGIRDTTKTTCTGVEMFRKLLDEGRAGENVGVLLRGTKRDDVERGQVLSKPGSVTPHTTFQSEIYVLSKDEGGRHTPFFKGYRPQFYFRTTDVTGACELPEGVEMVMPGDNVQMTVTLIAPIAMEEGLRFAIREGGRTVGAGVVAKIIA; from the coding sequence GTGGCAAAAGAAAAATTTGAACGTAATAAGCCTCACGTAAACGTGGGCACAATTGGTCACGTTGACCACGGTAAAACTACTTTGACTGCAGCGTTAACGCGCGTGTGTTCAGAAGTTTGGGGTGGTGCTGCGGTAGCGTTTGACGGTATCGATAATGCTCCAGAAGAGCGTGAGCGTGGTATTACTATCGCTACCTCTCACGTAGAGTACGATTCACCGATTCGTCACTACGCCCACGTTGACTGCCCAGGTCACGCCGACTACGTGAAAAACATGATTACTGGTGCCGCTCAGATGGATGGCGCTATCTTGGTATGTGGTTCTACTGACGGTCCAATGCCTCAGACTCGTGAGCACATCCTTTTGTCTCGTCAGGTTGGTGTACCTTACATCGTAGTATTCTTGAACAAGGCAGACTTGCTAGCAGAAGACTGTGGCGGTGTTGACTCTGAAGAATACGCAGAGATGATGGAATTGGTTGAAATGGAATTGCGTGAGTTGTTAGACACTTACGAATTCCCAGGCGACGACACTCCAATCATTGCTGGTTCTGCTTTGATGGCATTGAACGGCGAAGACGAGAACGAGCTAGGTACTACCGCTGTTAAGAAATTGGTAGAAGCTTTGGATTCATACATTCCAGAGCCAGAGCGTGCAATTGATCAGCCGTTCTTGATGCCAGTAGAAGACGTATTCTCAATCTCTGGTCGCGGTACTGTTGTGACTGGTCGTGTTGAGCGCGGTATTGTTAAAGTTGGTGAAGAATTGGAAATCGTTGGTATTCGCGATACCACCAAAACTACCTGTACTGGTGTTGAAATGTTCCGTAAGTTGCTTGACGAAGGTCGTGCAGGTGAGAACGTTGGTGTGTTGTTGCGTGGTACTAAGCGTGATGATGTTGAGCGTGGTCAAGTATTGTCTAAGCCAGGTTCAGTTACTCCGCACACTACTTTCCAATCAGAAATCTACGTATTGTCTAAAGATGAAGGTGGTCGTCACACTCCATTCTTCAAAGGCTATCGTCCACAGTTCTACTTCCGTACAACTGACGTAACTGGTGCTTGTGAGCTTCCAGAAGGCGTAGAAATGGTAATGCCAGGTGATAACGTACAAATGACTGTTACTTTGATCGCTCCAATCGCGATGGAAGAAGGTTTGCGCTTCGCTATCCGCGAAGGTGGCCGTACAGTTGGTGCTGGTGTTGTTGCTAAAATCATCGCTTAA
- a CDS encoding TRAP transporter substrate-binding protein, with protein MAIFSSNTSRILNALLVLCFVWLLSACTAKSEVEVLKMAHSLPTDHPVHEAIMYMGERLRVLSDGKMDLQVYPGGQLGGERELIELLQIGSLAMTKVSSSPMEGFVPEMKVFSMPYVFRDSEHYWRVLDSELGKELLLSGEKVRLRGLGYYDAGSRSFYTVKKPIYKPEDLKGLKIRVQKSQTSLQMVRALGGAGTPISWGELYTALDQGVVDGAENNPPSFYTSGHYEVAKYYTLNEHTFVPDIVLISTYVWNNLTPQQQEWVQQAMDESVVFERKAWADATAHALAEVEKAGVKIIRPDNSLFAEKVKAMHEAAKGTPAHDLMQAFGKL; from the coding sequence ATGGCGATCTTTAGTAGTAATACCTCTCGAATTCTAAATGCACTTCTTGTTCTCTGTTTTGTATGGCTGCTTAGCGCATGTACGGCGAAGAGTGAAGTTGAAGTGCTCAAAATGGCGCACAGCTTGCCAACCGATCATCCCGTGCATGAAGCTATTATGTATATGGGGGAGCGCTTGCGAGTGCTATCCGACGGCAAGATGGATTTACAGGTCTACCCTGGTGGTCAGTTGGGCGGCGAGCGCGAGCTAATTGAGTTATTGCAAATAGGTAGCTTAGCAATGACTAAGGTGTCTTCCAGCCCTATGGAAGGTTTTGTTCCCGAAATGAAAGTATTCAGTATGCCTTATGTGTTTCGCGATAGTGAGCATTACTGGCGTGTGCTCGATAGCGAGCTAGGTAAAGAGCTGTTGCTATCTGGGGAAAAAGTAAGGCTGCGCGGTTTGGGTTACTACGATGCTGGTAGCCGCAGCTTTTACACTGTGAAAAAGCCAATTTACAAGCCCGAAGATTTAAAGGGCTTAAAAATACGTGTGCAAAAAAGTCAAACGTCTCTACAGATGGTGCGCGCTTTAGGCGGTGCTGGCACGCCAATTTCTTGGGGTGAGCTATACACTGCGCTAGATCAAGGTGTTGTAGATGGCGCCGAAAATAACCCTCCTAGTTTTTATACTTCTGGTCATTACGAGGTTGCCAAGTACTACACTTTAAATGAGCACACCTTTGTACCAGATATTGTGCTGATTAGTACCTACGTGTGGAACAATCTTACGCCACAGCAGCAGGAGTGGGTGCAGCAGGCTATGGACGAGTCGGTAGTGTTTGAACGCAAAGCTTGGGCAGACGCTACAGCGCACGCGTTGGCAGAAGTGGAAAAAGCAGGCGTGAAAATTATTCGGCCAGATAATTCGCTCTTTGCAGAAAAAGTAAAAGCAATGCATGAGGCAGCGAAAGGCACGCCTGCTCACGATCTTATGCAAGCCTTTGGCAAACTATAG
- a CDS encoding TRAP transporter small permease produces the protein MRDVMNVIEKWLAWICATLMALMVVDVTWQVVSRFILSNPSSFSEELARFLLIWIGFLGAAYAYRRHAHLGLDILTANLTGVKKILAEKFADTVSLCFAAVIMVFAGTKIMLLTLELNQISAALQIKIGYVYSVIPISGLLICVFALERLWIGRPVEESGPGLD, from the coding sequence ATGAGAGACGTAATGAACGTAATAGAAAAATGGTTAGCCTGGATATGTGCCACTCTTATGGCTTTGATGGTGGTGGATGTTACTTGGCAGGTTGTGTCGCGCTTCATTCTATCTAATCCAAGTTCATTTTCCGAAGAGTTAGCGCGTTTTCTACTTATTTGGATTGGCTTTCTAGGTGCTGCTTACGCATATCGTCGCCATGCGCATTTGGGCTTAGATATTCTTACTGCAAATTTAACCGGCGTAAAAAAAATATTGGCTGAGAAATTTGCCGACACGGTTAGTTTGTGTTTTGCCGCAGTAATTATGGTTTTCGCCGGAACAAAAATCATGTTGTTAACTCTCGAGCTAAACCAAATTTCTGCGGCTTTGCAAATAAAAATAGGCTACGTATATAGCGTAATTCCTATTAGCGGTTTGTTGATTTGTGTATTTGCGCTCGAGCGTTTATGGATTGGTCGGCCGGTTGAAGAATCTGGCCCCGGTTTAGATTAA
- a CDS encoding TRAP transporter large permease, which yields MELSVLILVLTFVVLLFLNVPIAISIGVASFAAMLATIDFIPAAMTMAQRMGGGINSFSLLAIPFFILSGLLMGRGGIAHRLIEFAKVVIGMLPGGLAFVNIISCTLFGAISGSAVAATSAIGGFMIPTMNKEGYDKNFNAAVTVASSTTGLLIPPSNILIVYSLASGGVSIAALFVAGYLPGLLVALSLMVVCAIYAKIHNYPVGKIPTAREFARKSIDAVPSLMLIVLVIGGIIGGFFTATEASVVAVLYALSLSVFVYKEVRVSDLPDILVKSVETTAIVMLLIGTSTAMSWMLSYENIPQSISAALMGLSDNPFIILLTINLILLCVGVFMDMTPAVLIFTPIFLPVAVELGMSPLHFGIMMVLNLCIGLCTPPVGAVLFVGCGIAKTTIGQLIKPLMPMYAAMVVALLLVAYVPAISEFLPIFFDLYDKP from the coding sequence ATGGAATTATCCGTCCTAATATTAGTTTTAACATTTGTTGTATTGCTGTTTCTAAACGTTCCCATTGCAATAAGCATTGGAGTCGCGAGTTTTGCAGCAATGCTTGCTACCATCGATTTTATTCCTGCAGCTATGACGATGGCCCAGCGCATGGGGGGCGGCATAAATAGCTTCTCTTTGTTGGCCATACCGTTTTTTATTCTTTCCGGCCTGCTTATGGGGCGCGGCGGTATTGCGCATCGTTTAATTGAGTTCGCCAAAGTGGTTATTGGTATGTTGCCTGGCGGCTTAGCGTTTGTGAATATTATTAGCTGTACGCTGTTTGGTGCTATTTCGGGTTCTGCTGTTGCAGCAACGTCAGCGATAGGTGGGTTTATGATTCCCACCATGAATAAGGAAGGCTACGACAAAAACTTTAATGCTGCGGTTACTGTGGCGTCGTCAACAACTGGCCTACTTATTCCGCCAAGTAATATTTTAATTGTTTATTCTCTTGCTAGTGGCGGTGTTTCTATTGCTGCATTATTCGTGGCGGGTTATTTGCCAGGTTTATTGGTGGCGTTATCTTTAATGGTTGTGTGTGCCATATACGCAAAAATTCACAATTACCCTGTTGGAAAAATTCCAACCGCGCGTGAATTCGCAAGAAAGTCTATTGATGCTGTACCAAGCTTGATGCTTATTGTGTTGGTTATTGGCGGTATTATTGGTGGCTTTTTCACTGCTACCGAGGCCAGTGTGGTCGCTGTGCTGTATGCGCTTTCGTTGTCGGTATTTGTGTATAAAGAAGTGCGAGTGTCTGATCTGCCCGACATTTTAGTGAAGTCGGTGGAGACAACGGCAATCGTTATGCTGCTAATTGGTACTTCTACGGCAATGTCGTGGATGTTGAGCTATGAGAACATACCGCAAAGCATCAGTGCTGCGTTAATGGGGTTAAGCGATAACCCGTTTATTATTCTACTTACCATTAACCTTATTCTGTTGTGTGTAGGTGTGTTTATGGATATGACGCCTGCGGTACTTATATTTACCCCTATCTTTTTGCCGGTTGCTGTAGAGTTGGGCATGTCGCCTCTGCACTTCGGTATTATGATGGTGTTAAACCTCTGTATCGGGCTGTGTACACCACCGGTGGGAGCGGTGCTGTTTGTGGGTTGCGGTATTGCCAAAACCACTATAGGTCAGCTTATTAAACCGCTTATGCCTATGTACGCGGCCATGGTGGTGGCCCTGTTACTGGTAGCGTATGTGCCCGCAATTAGTGAGTTTTTACCCATATTCTTCGATCTATACGATAAGCCCTAA
- a CDS encoding 6-phosphofructokinase, translated as MSFPLSSSSFSDKKNAFYAQSGGAAAVLNASAAGVVAGVMAHKDKIENLYIGRNGILGALHEDMVVVNTHDDNLIDDLLHAPAGAFGSCRYKLKSIEESEREYARILEVFKAHNIGYFFYNGGGNSQDTSCKLAKYAAKKNYPLQCIGIPKTIDNDLSGTDCSPGYGSVAKYVAVSILEASMDLASMHQTSTKVFVMEVMGRDSGWIAAAAGLAADERNLGPDLIIFPEVPYEEYKFYAELNRIVARKGFCVVVVAEGVRGPDGNHLTSTANKDAFGHTQLGGAASIIAGRIREVTGHKTHFAVCDYLQRAARHIASKTDVDQSFLVGKKAVEFAANGYSNVMMAIVRESEQPYRWSVGTVPLVEAANSRNALPAGFISKCGFHITDACRRYLAPLIAGESYPSYQNGLPAYRVFNSVAVPKKLEEFTL; from the coding sequence ATGTCTTTCCCTCTTTCTAGCAGTTCTTTCTCAGATAAAAAAAATGCATTTTATGCGCAATCCGGCGGTGCTGCTGCTGTACTCAATGCTTCTGCTGCAGGTGTTGTTGCTGGGGTAATGGCCCATAAAGATAAAATCGAAAATCTGTATATTGGTCGCAACGGTATTTTGGGGGCATTGCACGAAGATATGGTGGTGGTGAATACTCACGATGATAATTTAATAGACGATTTACTCCACGCCCCTGCGGGAGCATTTGGCTCCTGTCGTTACAAATTAAAAAGTATTGAAGAAAGCGAACGTGAGTACGCGCGTATTCTCGAGGTATTTAAAGCACACAATATTGGCTATTTCTTTTATAACGGCGGCGGTAATTCCCAAGACACCTCTTGCAAGTTAGCCAAGTATGCGGCTAAAAAAAATTATCCTCTACAGTGTATTGGTATTCCCAAAACCATTGACAATGATTTATCCGGCACCGATTGTAGCCCTGGCTACGGCTCAGTAGCTAAATACGTTGCCGTTTCAATATTAGAAGCGTCGATGGATTTAGCATCTATGCATCAAACTTCGACTAAAGTATTTGTTATGGAAGTGATGGGGCGAGATTCTGGCTGGATTGCCGCAGCAGCGGGTTTAGCGGCAGATGAGCGAAACTTAGGGCCAGATTTAATTATATTCCCCGAGGTGCCCTACGAAGAATATAAATTCTATGCCGAATTAAATCGCATTGTTGCACGCAAAGGTTTTTGCGTGGTGGTGGTGGCAGAAGGCGTGCGAGGCCCAGATGGCAACCATCTTACATCGACCGCCAATAAAGATGCATTTGGGCACACTCAATTAGGCGGTGCTGCATCTATTATTGCCGGTCGTATACGCGAAGTAACAGGCCATAAAACACATTTTGCTGTGTGCGATTACCTACAGCGTGCTGCGCGACACATCGCCTCTAAAACCGATGTGGATCAATCCTTTTTGGTTGGCAAAAAGGCCGTAGAGTTTGCCGCAAATGGTTATTCCAATGTGATGATGGCAATAGTGCGAGAATCAGAGCAGCCTTATAGGTGGTCTGTTGGCACTGTGCCGCTGGTTGAGGCGGCTAATTCTCGCAATGCGTTACCCGCAGGATTCATTTCTAAATGTGGCTTTCACATTACAGATGCGTGTCGTCGGTATTTGGCCCCTTTAATTGCCGGTGAAAGTTATCCTAGTTACCAGAATGGGTTGCCCGCTTATCGAGTATTTAACTCTGTGGCAGTGCCTAAAAAATTAGAAGAGTTTACGCTTTAA
- a CDS encoding VOC family protein has protein sequence MKIEHFAYNVSDPVAIADWYCKYLGFSVARKMDGAPYTHFLKDSSGAVMIEIYCNPPSEVPDYPSMNPLQLHLAFVSENPNEDAERLVAAGAKVVDDLHLKDGSHLMMLKDPWGFAVQLCKRGTPML, from the coding sequence ATGAAAATAGAACATTTTGCTTACAACGTATCAGACCCAGTAGCGATTGCTGATTGGTACTGTAAATATTTGGGTTTTAGTGTAGCGAGAAAAATGGATGGTGCCCCATACACTCATTTTCTAAAAGATTCTAGCGGCGCGGTGATGATAGAAATTTACTGCAACCCACCCAGTGAAGTACCCGATTACCCATCGATGAACCCCTTGCAGTTGCATTTAGCATTTGTGTCGGAAAACCCCAACGAAGATGCCGAGAGGTTAGTGGCTGCCGGTGCAAAGGTGGTGGATGATTTGCATTTAAAGGACGGTTCACACTTAATGATGTTAAAAGACCCTTGGGGCTTTGCTGTTCAATTGTGTAAGCGCGGTACCCCAATGTTATAG
- a CDS encoding 50S ribosomal protein L24, with protein MNKNNVIAYLLISTFLLFSATVFAVKPSNAETRYSAMGADTPAGLGGTLPDGQSRIVRVTNLNASGEGSLAWALGLARPRVVVFEVGGVIDLAGQSITVTQPFLTVAGQSAPAPGITLIRGGLNIRTHDVRVQHIRVRPGDNLQPKRSGWESDGISVAGENAKDVHIDHVSVSWAVDENLSASGNRYKGYGQTAERVTFSNNLIAEALDYASHKKGKHSKGLLVHDYVRDVAVVRNLFVSNDRRNPYFKAHTIGFVANNIIYNAGNAAIQVNYIEREWEGQSTGPANARVAVVNNQLVYGRDTYSDLALVSVRGDAYLTGNSVTNLMGEPMPITEGAVNSLASAPSWLTGYELWDADEMRELLVASVGATPWARDAIDTRIINGVATGKARIIDSQQDVGGYPSYKQTNKKFDIPDDKIAEWLLGYL; from the coding sequence ATGAATAAAAATAATGTAATTGCTTATCTGCTAATTTCAACTTTTCTATTATTTTCTGCGACTGTGTTCGCGGTTAAACCCAGCAACGCTGAAACCCGATATTCCGCAATGGGTGCAGATACCCCAGCAGGTTTGGGAGGCACTTTGCCAGATGGTCAGTCTCGTATCGTTAGGGTGACTAATTTAAATGCAAGTGGGGAGGGCTCGCTCGCATGGGCGCTGGGTTTAGCTCGACCACGCGTAGTGGTGTTCGAAGTTGGCGGTGTTATAGATCTTGCTGGGCAAAGTATTACCGTCACGCAGCCATTCCTTACTGTTGCCGGTCAGTCGGCGCCAGCACCGGGTATTACATTAATTCGCGGCGGTTTAAATATACGAACCCACGATGTAAGAGTGCAGCATATTCGCGTGCGGCCGGGAGATAACTTACAACCAAAGCGCTCCGGCTGGGAAAGTGACGGTATATCTGTGGCCGGTGAAAATGCCAAAGATGTACATATAGATCATGTATCGGTAAGTTGGGCGGTAGATGAAAACCTCTCCGCTTCGGGGAATCGTTACAAAGGTTACGGTCAAACCGCTGAGCGGGTAACGTTTAGTAATAATCTCATTGCCGAAGCGTTAGATTATGCCAGCCATAAAAAAGGCAAACACTCTAAGGGATTATTGGTACACGATTATGTGCGAGATGTTGCCGTAGTTAGAAATTTGTTTGTGTCTAATGATCGTCGCAACCCGTACTTTAAAGCGCACACCATAGGTTTTGTAGCAAATAATATTATTTACAATGCGGGTAATGCCGCTATACAGGTTAACTATATTGAGCGTGAGTGGGAGGGCCAGAGTACAGGCCCAGCTAATGCTAGAGTAGCGGTGGTAAATAACCAGTTAGTTTACGGCCGCGATACATACTCAGACTTGGCGCTAGTGTCTGTGCGTGGGGATGCTTATTTGACGGGTAATAGCGTTACAAATTTAATGGGCGAGCCCATGCCTATTACGGAAGGGGCGGTTAATTCTTTAGCCTCTGCACCTTCATGGTTAACAGGTTATGAGTTGTGGGATGCTGACGAGATGCGTGAGCTGCTAGTAGCCAGTGTTGGTGCAACACCCTGGGCCAGGGATGCGATAGATACCCGAATAATTAATGGGGTGGCAACGGGGAAGGCGCGAATAATAGATAGCCAGCAAGATGTGGGTGGCTACCCGAGCTATAAGCAAACAAATAAAAAATTTGATATACCAGACGACAAAATTGCCGAATGGTTACTGGGTTACCTGTAA
- a CDS encoding DegV family protein codes for MSKMAVIVDSACNLPDSVLTKYNITRVPLSYTIDGDTADDPCSDKASLSLFQSGRLARKHAVSTSPPSVEDFQRYIVAKIKEGYTTILVQTVNRVQGETYNNANAAASAVKRKLGDRQDVSIRVMDSRTVFAGQALMVAETVRQTLSKKDAVQVRRDLDTLSTKIHTFIIPKSPLVALERSKKRNEKAVGWGQAFLANTLGIHPVLCVVNDSSYVAAKVRGFEKAASQLFNHVAERINGGHVLSPIITVNYGGSVDELKALPGYAELKAVADSKKMMLMPSVMSIAGGIYTSVGSLSLGIATEPHEWS; via the coding sequence ATGTCAAAAATGGCAGTTATCGTCGATTCGGCCTGTAACTTACCGGATTCCGTACTTACTAAATACAATATTACCCGTGTACCGCTTAGCTACACTATTGATGGCGATACGGCAGACGACCCGTGTTCCGATAAAGCCAGCTTGTCGCTGTTTCAATCTGGACGCTTGGCGCGCAAGCATGCGGTATCTACCAGCCCTCCTAGCGTAGAAGATTTTCAGCGCTATATAGTGGCTAAAATCAAAGAGGGTTATACCACTATATTGGTGCAAACGGTAAACCGTGTGCAGGGTGAAACCTACAATAATGCCAATGCTGCAGCGTCGGCGGTAAAGCGTAAGCTCGGTGACAGGCAAGATGTTTCTATACGAGTAATGGATAGCCGCACCGTGTTTGCCGGGCAGGCGTTAATGGTTGCCGAAACCGTACGCCAAACCCTAAGCAAAAAAGATGCGGTGCAAGTAAGGCGCGATTTAGACACGCTTTCTACAAAAATTCACACGTTTATTATTCCCAAATCGCCACTGGTAGCACTGGAGCGCTCCAAAAAGCGCAATGAAAAAGCTGTGGGTTGGGGGCAGGCATTTTTGGCTAATACGCTCGGTATTCACCCTGTTTTGTGCGTTGTTAACGACTCTTCCTACGTGGCGGCTAAAGTGCGTGGCTTTGAAAAAGCCGCTAGCCAGTTGTTTAACCATGTAGCAGAGCGCATAAATGGCGGCCATGTTTTAAGCCCAATAATCACAGTTAACTACGGCGGATCTGTTGATGAATTGAAAGCACTGCCTGGGTATGCGGAGTTAAAAGCCGTTGCAGACAGCAAAAAAATGATGCTTATGCCATCGGTGATGAGTATTGCCGGTGGTATTTACACCAGTGTTGGTTCGCTTTCGTTGGGCATAGCAACCGAGCCCCACGAGTGGAGCTAA